From the Desulfohalovibrio reitneri genome, one window contains:
- a CDS encoding DUF2867 domain-containing protein, translating into MNEAIRAVKAAPELAEAVDGADHLEGLSADSRKDLRAFLAGLSSTPTWMEGLYKARQPLARLLRVPPDKLVFPKVTPDNVPFAAGARYGPFTVRASRENRFWLGGYQAAHLSADLAVLRADGTGGGNRYHLVTAVRYRSPRGKLYFGLVRPFHHLVMRTLAHRAAR; encoded by the coding sequence ATGAACGAAGCGATTCGCGCGGTCAAGGCCGCGCCCGAACTGGCGGAGGCGGTGGATGGAGCCGACCATCTGGAGGGCTTGTCCGCGGACAGCCGCAAGGACCTGCGCGCCTTCCTGGCGGGGCTTTCCTCCACGCCGACCTGGATGGAGGGGCTGTACAAGGCGCGCCAGCCGCTGGCCCGGCTGCTGCGGGTTCCGCCTGACAAACTGGTATTCCCCAAAGTGACACCGGACAACGTGCCCTTCGCCGCCGGAGCCCGCTACGGTCCATTCACCGTGCGCGCCTCGCGGGAGAACCGCTTCTGGCTGGGCGGCTACCAGGCGGCCCACCTGTCGGCCGATCTGGCCGTTCTGCGGGCCGACGGCACCGGCGGCGGCAACCGCTACCACCTGGTCACTGCGGTTCGCTACCGCTCGCCCAGGGGCAAACTGTATTTCGGGTTGGTGCGCCCCTTCCACCACCTCGTCATGCGCACCCTGGCCCACCGCGCCGCCAGATAA
- a CDS encoding FliG C-terminal domain-containing protein: MPGKPKPRTYWMPRAHYSGGTEAVAAVVSRLPGVERREALDALAREDPDLAGEVRSRLFTFEDLVRLAPRDLAVVARESDPGDLPLALRGTDGETARALLSGLSQRALSMVLEETEAMGPQPAGEVEAARSRLAELARRLGDEGRISLGGADGEEWVGWSRVSELVPGPLGGFLLFGLGKGLAVPVVLRGGDVVK; the protein is encoded by the coding sequence ATGCCCGGCAAGCCCAAACCCCGCACCTACTGGATGCCCCGCGCCCACTACTCCGGCGGGACGGAGGCCGTGGCCGCCGTGGTCTCCCGCCTGCCGGGCGTGGAGCGGCGAGAGGCCCTTGACGCCCTGGCCCGCGAGGACCCGGACCTGGCCGGGGAGGTGCGGAGCCGCCTGTTCACTTTCGAGGACCTGGTGCGGCTGGCCCCGCGCGACCTGGCCGTGGTGGCGCGGGAGTCGGACCCCGGCGACCTGCCCCTGGCCCTGCGCGGGACGGACGGGGAGACGGCGCGGGCCCTGCTCTCCGGCTTGAGCCAGCGCGCCTTGTCCATGGTGCTGGAGGAAACCGAGGCCATGGGGCCCCAGCCCGCGGGGGAGGTGGAGGCCGCCCGCTCCCGCCTGGCGGAGCTGGCCCGCAGGCTGGGAGACGAGGGACGAATCAGCCTCGGCGGGGCGGACGGCGAGGAGTGGGTTGGGTGGTCCCGGGTCTCAGAGCTCGTACCCGGGCCGCTCGGGGGCTTCCTCCTCTTCGGACTCGGGAAAGGCCTGGCTGTCCCGGTCGTTCTCCGAGGCGGAGACGTCGTAAAGTAG
- a CDS encoding iron-sulfur cluster assembly scaffold protein: MASDLDSFVESMQQRCNELAEEKFGPVAGERWRNPRHAEPLQGPPDAVGTSRGGCGDTISICLALDGDGRIAQAAFDTNGCGSSAVCGDAACELAVGKTPAEAAKVSGADILELLGGLPGDKEHCAMLAANALHETLKTIGG, encoded by the coding sequence ATGGCCTCTGATCTCGATTCCTTTGTCGAATCCATGCAGCAGCGCTGCAACGAGCTGGCCGAGGAAAAGTTCGGCCCGGTGGCCGGCGAGCGCTGGCGCAATCCCCGCCACGCGGAGCCGCTCCAGGGGCCGCCCGACGCCGTGGGCACTTCCCGGGGCGGCTGCGGGGACACCATCTCCATCTGCCTCGCCCTGGACGGGGACGGCCGCATCGCCCAGGCCGCCTTCGACACCAACGGCTGCGGTTCTTCGGCCGTGTGCGGCGACGCCGCCTGCGAGCTGGCCGTGGGCAAGACCCCGGCCGAGGCCGCCAAGGTGAGCGGCGCGGACATCCTGGAGCTTCTGGGCGGCCTGCCCGGGGACAAGGAGCACTGCGCCATGCTGGCGGCCAACGCCCTGCACGAGACCCTCAAGACCATCGGGGGTTGA
- a CDS encoding PAS domain S-box protein encodes MEDGQCPDRDHELRRLRARVAELEDRLACGEKDCYVSACPYSPEAEWPGILGSGLIGLFQTTQEGDILRASPGLAKILGYDSAREFTDSVGNMSLVYADPSDREAHIRDSLDHEGPISRELRWVRADGRIIWVRSDKVLVRDNEGRVLYQEGVVTDITDRRRAQEAVAESERRYRLLADNMIDVIWTADSHGKLTYASPSARDLFGYEPEEFLTSPVASLLSPMAYRILREAGDREESQPRQFEMQLHASDGSPVFTATSYTVMYDELDRPIGVIGVCRDISRRHKAEERLRAALAEHQAIFENSQVGVVLLRGDRVISRVNSRLAEIFGYRPEDLVGRNVEMLHLDRERYEEFDRDFYQGLSSEDRLHVEFPMRRADGTEMWCMLSGKAIQPPDLEKGVIWVVDDITERKEMERLRQDVERITRHDLKAPLGAVINFPDIIREEGPLTDEQREDLNHVQEAGYRMLRLVNLSLDLFKMERGAYELQAGPINLLELIAKARRELRTLAKSRRQTVNLRVDGQPPAEGDVFLVRGEELLCHSMLDNLLRNALEASPEGGAVRLELARAGHTAVMRMVNQGVVPREIRDRFFEKYATHGKRGGTGLGNYSARLMARTMGGEVSMETNEEVGSTAITVRLPLA; translated from the coding sequence ATGGAAGACGGCCAATGCCCTGACCGCGACCACGAACTGCGCCGTCTGCGCGCCAGGGTGGCCGAGCTGGAGGATCGCCTGGCCTGCGGCGAGAAGGACTGCTACGTTTCCGCCTGCCCCTATTCTCCCGAGGCGGAATGGCCGGGCATTCTCGGCTCCGGCCTCATCGGACTGTTCCAGACCACCCAGGAAGGCGACATCCTGCGCGCCTCGCCCGGTCTGGCCAAGATCCTTGGCTACGACTCCGCCAGGGAGTTCACGGACTCGGTGGGCAACATGTCCCTCGTCTACGCCGACCCATCGGACCGCGAGGCCCACATCCGCGATTCCCTGGACCACGAAGGGCCCATCTCCAGGGAATTGCGCTGGGTGCGCGCGGACGGCCGGATCATCTGGGTGCGCTCGGACAAGGTCTTGGTGCGCGACAACGAGGGCCGGGTGCTCTATCAGGAAGGGGTGGTCACGGACATTACCGACCGCCGCCGCGCCCAGGAGGCCGTGGCCGAGAGCGAGCGGCGCTACCGCCTGCTGGCCGACAACATGATCGACGTCATCTGGACGGCCGACAGCCACGGCAAACTGACCTACGCCTCTCCCTCCGCCCGCGACCTGTTCGGCTACGAGCCCGAGGAATTCCTGACCTCGCCCGTGGCCAGCCTGCTCTCGCCCATGGCCTACCGCATTCTGCGGGAGGCGGGCGACCGGGAGGAAAGCCAGCCCCGGCAGTTCGAGATGCAACTGCACGCCAGCGACGGCTCGCCGGTGTTCACGGCCACCTCCTACACGGTGATGTACGACGAGCTGGACCGGCCCATCGGGGTCATTGGCGTCTGCCGCGACATCAGCCGCCGCCACAAGGCGGAGGAGCGGCTGCGCGCCGCCCTGGCCGAGCACCAGGCCATTTTCGAGAACTCCCAGGTGGGCGTGGTCCTTTTGCGGGGCGACCGGGTCATCTCCCGGGTCAACTCCAGGCTGGCGGAGATTTTCGGCTACCGTCCAGAGGACCTGGTGGGGCGGAACGTGGAGATGCTGCATCTGGACCGCGAGCGCTACGAGGAGTTCGACCGCGATTTCTACCAGGGACTGTCCAGCGAGGACCGGCTGCACGTGGAATTTCCCATGCGGCGGGCGGACGGAACGGAAATGTGGTGCATGCTGTCCGGCAAGGCCATCCAGCCGCCCGACCTGGAAAAGGGAGTCATCTGGGTGGTGGACGATATCACCGAGCGCAAGGAGATGGAGCGGCTGCGCCAGGACGTTGAGCGCATCACCCGCCACGATCTCAAGGCCCCCCTGGGCGCGGTGATCAACTTCCCGGACATCATCCGCGAGGAGGGGCCCCTGACCGATGAGCAGCGGGAGGATCTCAACCACGTGCAGGAGGCGGGCTACCGCATGCTGCGGCTGGTCAACCTCTCCCTGGACCTCTTCAAGATGGAACGGGGCGCCTACGAACTGCAGGCCGGACCAATCAACCTCCTGGAGCTCATCGCCAAGGCGCGACGGGAATTGCGCACCCTGGCCAAGTCGCGCAGGCAAACGGTGAACCTGCGGGTGGACGGCCAACCCCCGGCCGAGGGCGACGTCTTTCTGGTGCGCGGCGAGGAACTGCTCTGCCATTCCATGCTGGACAACCTGCTGCGCAACGCCCTGGAGGCCTCGCCCGAGGGCGGCGCTGTGCGGCTGGAACTGGCCCGCGCCGGGCACACGGCCGTCATGCGCATGGTCAACCAGGGTGTCGTGCCCCGGGAAATCCGCGACCGTTTCTTCGAGAAGTACGCCACCCACGGCAAGCGGGGCGGCACCGGCCTGGGGAACTACTCGGCCCGGCTCATGGCCCGCACCATGGGCGGGGAGGTCTCCATGGAAACCAACGAGGAGGTCGGCTCCACCGCCATCACGGTCCGGCTGCCCCTGGCCTGA
- a CDS encoding P-II family nitrogen regulator, whose product MKLVIAYIRPEMLNPVKQALYAKGVYSMSVTNVLGSGRQKGFTETYRGVVMEVNLLKKVRMEVGIHDDKADEVVEAIKSGARTGKEGDGVIMVQDVASAVRIRTGEEGIL is encoded by the coding sequence ATGAAACTCGTCATTGCGTACATCAGGCCGGAAATGCTCAACCCGGTGAAGCAGGCGCTCTACGCCAAGGGAGTCTACTCCATGTCCGTGACCAACGTCCTTGGTTCGGGCAGGCAGAAGGGCTTCACGGAGACCTACCGCGGCGTGGTCATGGAGGTGAACCTCCTGAAGAAGGTCCGCATGGAGGTGGGCATCCACGACGACAAGGCGGACGAGGTGGTGGAGGCCATCAAGTCCGGCGCACGCACCGGCAAGGAGGGCGACGGCGTGATCATGGTCCAGGACGTGGCCAGCGCCGTGCGCATCCGCACCGGGGAAGAGGGCATCCTGTAG